A stretch of DNA from Carya illinoinensis cultivar Pawnee chromosome 12, C.illinoinensisPawnee_v1, whole genome shotgun sequence:
TATGGGGAATAGGATATGTTCTTCACTTCTTTACACATGGCTGTACAGCATGCGCACACGGGAAAAACGTTGTTGTTGTTGTAGTAGTTGTCAATGCAATGCATGTCTTTCtggttttttaatttctccTCTCATCCTTGTTTTCTCCCCTGTTGTGCATTTTTCTCCAATTATCCAGTATTTGACTAGTTTTCGGCGTCCCACGAATTCTTCATCCTAATCTGTTATCAGTCAAGATTTCAATATCCtttagttttgaaaattattgagCCGTTTATAGCAATTTTCAACGACAAATTAgtccattttttatttcaaaactaTAGCTAgtataataaatgaaaaagtaCTAACGCAGAAATTCTCGAAAGCAATGAACATAGGCGATTTTAATGGCTAATCTGAAAAGCGGATTAATCCGCTTGTTAAAATGCTCCTTCAATTATGTCAATGGGTCCCTGCCAACCTCCGACTTTAAGGAGCCAGCGAAACTGACTGGAAGAAAGCTCAGCGTAAATGGTCAGGTCTAATAGTCAAGACCAAACTGAAAACTTCTGGGAAAGTTCACGCGTGCACATGTACATCATATCATGTTCTTGAATCATGATACCAACTTGGATCTGAATTCACGGCCTCCCGATCGGTCTGTTCACGTTTGTCAAAAATCAAAAGGCAAGCTGGCCCAGAAAATCAAAAGAAGTAATGAAAATGGTTAGGAAGTTTATGAAAATGGTACTGTTTTAAATGGTACCACATATGTTACAGTGGGCAGATTCGGCTCTTTAATACGGTCAAAAGTTCAGAGCACCTTCATTGATACGATGAAGAATATGCCGGCCGCCTGGTGCATGAGTGCGCACTGCCGCCGCCATTGGAATTTTGAACAGATGGAACGGCCATATTCTCacattgtttatatattttatgagacGTGCTACGCCCACCGCTGGGCTTCCGCGaggtaatttttaatttatttttatattattttttaaatattttaaaaaaataaaaattagaatattattaaataatatttccttaattactaaaaataaaaaattgaagccAGAAGTTCCAGCAGGATCTCTggcatttttcatattttatcatGATCACTATAGGATGAATCAGAATACAGAGAAGAAGGATAGATTTACGTTGGGATGCTAAGTTATCTTAAATGGTTTGAGgtaatctataaataataatattttataaattttattaagatatatataaataaaaatatattaagatataTGTTTGAATTATGTATGAATTAAATAGAGATcgttgagtttatttttttataaaaaattaaaaaaataataaattttatcaataattgaTTGAACTCTAAAAGAATTCAGTTCATCCAAACAGTTCCTTAAACCAGAAGTGGCGGGAATGAAGTTGGAACTTCGGAACATCTAGCCGCCATTCTATTCCTTAAAGACTAAGAAACCTTTAAAGATATTCTCATATCACTAACTTCACATTAGAATTAACCAACTAGATTAGGCCAAATGGAatactaatttaattagttaattaatcAACACTAAAAAGCTAAACAGAACATGATGtgaatatttacataatttgcaatttttttttatttttttatttttacattagaAAAGTATGCCAAAACACCCGTTAGATTTTGACGGTTACTGCTGGAAGGCATTGAAAATAAAACTTGTCCATGATAAAGTCTACATCGGCCTGATCGTCTGACAAAAGTCATTTTACCGTAAGATGAGAACAATCGAAAAGTGAGGAAGAGTAATCTTAAATCAAACCAATAAGATCGAGACCTTCACTTAACTTAATACCAGAATCAATAAAGTACTCTtgagaaaaatattatctaaacttataattttactCACACAATCATATGACACGTCAACTATTGAaatagtgaatattttaaaattttaaaattcaaattaaaaaataaaaaattggtaaaatatgacatatacttaaagagttttgttatatataattatttttacatattttttatatactctattgatgtgattgattaaaataattattttatattaaaaagcaCTGCAACCAGTTATAttagtaaaaagtaattttttatacttaatgaattctattacatataattatttttacgtattttttatatatcttattattattattgatcaaaacaattattttatattaaaaagtgaTGTAACTagtcatattaataaaaaattaactatacatataattttttatacttcATATGTATGATATTGTGCATAAAATCATACGTACACGTAATACTTAAAGTCTTAATCTTATTCAACCGAATGATCGATCTACATAATTAGTTAGCATAATTAACTAAATGTTTAGACGTTTTAATCGTTGTCGATCGAGCTTGATCCTCAAACGCGGTTTTATTTAGGGACCAAAATGTGAAAAGGACTTTAAtttatgcatgcatgccaagtgCAAAGTTCCTCGCCATCGGCTTTTTGAATCAACGTGTGTAAGGCTGCAACCGTATTCAGACTTGAAGGTCATGATTCAGCCAGCAAACTAGAAACTAGGTGGACCGACACCGCAGTATCTTTAGTTTTTCATGGCATGTGTATTCTTTTGTGCCGAGAGTTTTGGGAGAGAACCATTCATCTAGTGCCACCTAATCAACAAATATCTGCACGTGGCGTGAAGCAAAATATCTACCTTCAAAGTCCAAACAAGATAATCAAACACCCAATTGAATCGATCCACATTCCGATTAATTTAAACATCCTCTTGCGGTTTCAcattatttgacaaaattaagATCTTGGACTTCTACTTTTCAAAAGACAGCTCACCACCCTCAAAGATACCACATGTCACGGCTTATGTAAGCGAAATTCCTCctatgtttttcattttattctcagatattttatcctttttttttttttttaggtttttgtCATGACTCGACCAAAAGAGTCAAAATATCCCAACAAAAGCATTGCCATTGTCCTGTACCTCTCTAACCTAAGAATCTCCACGCTCACAAAATTCTAAAACCACCTCAATCAAACAGTAACTATCCTGTTAATGAGATCCCTCAAAAACATTTTGACCAAAAGCCACATCATTGCCAATCTTTTTGGTGAAAACCCTCCAATGGACCATaccatttatatttttatacacTTGTAAGCAAGCCATAGAGGTTGATGAGTGGAAGAAACCTAAAAaggctttaaaaaaatttttgtttttcttctttttatttgagCTAACGTGGCACCAAATTGAACCGTTACAGCTAATTTTTtggaattttctttctttccctttcacttCTCCTTTTTCACAATTACAGCCTAACTCTCTCAACACGTGTGTCCACGCCGCTGATCCATTTCGCTGACGTGGGCTTTGCCACGTGGGTAGTATTATTGTGGGGGTTCATGCACCGAAGCGAGGTTCTCTCTCGAACCAGATAAGGTCGACCACACCATAACATCGAACATCGAATCGGGACACGTGGGAGTTTTTAAAGGGGAAGAACTCAGTGTCTCCCATTCAGCCAAGAGCAAGACAAGGACGAGCGTACGACTCTCGGTGTCCCCTCATGTCTaaaatctctctataaataaaCCCAACCTGttcaactattaaaaaaaagaaaaagaagtaaatTCAAAATCTTGCTCCATCTCTCTGAGTATTCTTTTCTCCTTGAGGAAAATCGTTGCCGGAAATGGGTGCGCCGGAAATGGGTGCACTTTCTCAACTAAGCTTGCCGCCGGGATTTCGGTTTTATCCGACGGACGAGGAGCTTCTGGTGCAATATCTATGTAGAAAAGTTGCAGGGCAGGATTTTGATTTGGAAATTATAGCTGAGATTGATCTGTACAAATTCGATCCATGGGTCTTACCAAGTGAGATTTCAACCCCAGAATTGAATAATTAAGCTAGCTCAAAGCAACAATCTTGAGCCATAATTCAATCCTGTATTAAAGTTTCTCATATTTAATTTGGTGCTTGCAGGTAAAGCAATATTTGGTGAAAAAGAATGGTACTTCTTTAGTCCTAGGGACAGAAAATACCCAAACGGTTCAAGACCCAACAGGGTTGCGGGTTCTGGGTATTGGAAGGCAACTGGGACTGATAAGATTATCACCACGGAGGGTCGTAAGGTTGGCATAAAGAAAGCTCTCGTTTTCTACATTGGAAAAGCCCCCAAAGGAACCAAAACTAATTGGATCATGCACGAGTACCGCCTCTTAGAACACTCGCGAAAGAACGGAAGCTCTAAGGTAACAGAAATTTTTGTTACATCGTGGTATTCCAGGCTCTTTTAGATACTCTGGTTTCTATTCGATTTGTTTTAGGtggttttactttctttttctgATGAGagtttcttgttcttgtttcttttcttttaattgcaGCTGGATGATTGGGTTTTGTGTCGGATTTATAAGAAGCACTCGAGCAGTACTGCTCAGAAGCCTACGACGAGC
This window harbors:
- the LOC122290508 gene encoding NAC domain-containing protein 72-like; the encoded protein is MGAPEMGALSQLSLPPGFRFYPTDEELLVQYLCRKVAGQDFDLEIIAEIDLYKFDPWVLPSKAIFGEKEWYFFSPRDRKYPNGSRPNRVAGSGYWKATGTDKIITTEGRKVGIKKALVFYIGKAPKGTKTNWIMHEYRLLEHSRKNGSSKLDDWVLCRIYKKHSSSTAQKPTTSISSKEHSNDSSSSSHLDDVLESFPDIDDRFFDLPRMNSLRNQQHDHDQKLNFQNPGSGNFDWASLLGVNPVPEFALENYAQAQTIHTSNDMYLPPIPPLCHVESPPEKFRHTADEEVQSEPITQRVHNSVYFQPNPNVLTQNYSNSLDPYGFRYSNHPGGFGFRQ